The proteins below come from a single Staphylococcus sp. MI 10-1553 genomic window:
- the aroC gene encoding chorismate synthase, whose amino-acid sequence MRFLTSGESHGPQLTVIIEGLPANMTIDIDQINEEMFKRQGGYGRGRRMQIEKDTVEIVSGVRHGYTLGSPVTIVIKNDDFTHWRNIMDAAPISEEEKENMKRVITKPRPGHADLVGGMKYNHRDLRNVLERSSARETAARVAVGALCKQLLKQLGIDVYSRVVEIGGIKDEGVYDIDTIIENVDKNDVRVIDDNIAQAIRDKIDSAKKEGDSIGGVVQVIVDHMPVGIGSYVHYDRKLDGRIAQSVVGINAFKGVSFGEGFKAAEKLGSEIQDPILYSEEQGYYRASNHLGGLEGGMSNGMPIIVNGVMKPIPTLYKPLASVDIDSKEPFKATIERSDSCAVPAASIVCEHAVSYEIARSILEEFGSHDFSRLAQQVAERRELNQTF is encoded by the coding sequence TTGAGATTTTTAACGTCTGGAGAATCACACGGTCCACAATTAACGGTCATTATTGAAGGACTACCAGCAAATATGACCATAGATATTGATCAAATTAACGAAGAAATGTTTAAGCGTCAAGGTGGTTACGGAAGAGGCCGTCGTATGCAAATTGAAAAGGATACGGTAGAAATCGTTTCAGGTGTACGCCATGGTTATACATTAGGCAGTCCTGTCACGATCGTCATTAAAAATGATGATTTTACACATTGGCGTAATATTATGGACGCTGCACCTATTTCAGAAGAAGAGAAAGAAAATATGAAACGTGTCATTACGAAACCAAGACCTGGTCATGCAGATTTAGTGGGTGGCATGAAATATAACCACCGTGATTTACGTAATGTACTTGAACGCTCATCTGCACGTGAAACAGCCGCGCGTGTTGCTGTTGGTGCGCTTTGTAAGCAATTATTGAAACAATTAGGCATTGACGTTTATAGCCGTGTCGTTGAAATCGGAGGCATTAAAGACGAGGGCGTTTATGACATTGATACCATTATTGAAAATGTTGATAAAAATGATGTCCGTGTCATTGACGACAATATTGCACAAGCGATTCGCGATAAAATTGATAGTGCCAAAAAAGAAGGTGACTCTATCGGTGGTGTCGTACAAGTCATTGTTGACCATATGCCAGTCGGAATCGGTAGTTATGTCCACTATGACAGAAAACTTGATGGCCGTATTGCACAAAGTGTCGTCGGTATTAATGCATTTAAAGGTGTAAGTTTCGGTGAAGGTTTTAAAGCGGCAGAAAAATTAGGTAGTGAAATTCAAGATCCGATTTTATACTCAGAAGAACAAGGTTACTACCGTGCATCTAACCATCTTGGCGGTTTAGAAGGTGGTATGTCAAACGGTATGCCGATTATCGTTAATGGTGTGATGAAACCTATTCCAACGTTGTATAAACCACTTGCGTCCGTAGACATTGACTCTAAAGAACCATTCAAAGCGACGATTGAACGCTCAGACAGTTGTGCAGTACCTGCTGCAAGTATTGTTTGTGAACATGCTGTCTCATATGAAATTGCGAGAAGTATTTTAGAGGAGTTTGGTTCTCATGACTTTTCACGTCTCGCACAACAAGTCGCTGAAAGACGCGAGCTGAACCAAACATTTTAA
- a CDS encoding asparaginase — protein sequence MKNLLVIHTGGTISMSEDETNKVMTNDDNPITHHQDVIAQYANIDEQMPFNVPSPHMTIDNVKILKEIIEDPDHLARYDGYVITHGTDTLEETAFLLDLTISTSKPVVITGAMRSSNEIGSDGLYNFISAIRVAIEEESTGKGVMVVFNDEIHTARNVTKTHTSNTNTFQSPNHGPLGVITKAGVYFHHRPYERQFLPNINTSLQIALIKAHMGMGSEMLHFYADRHVDGLVIEALGQGNLPLTAMPGIDACLDKNIPIVLVSRSFNGIVSAVYAYEGGGHQLYNKGVIFSNGLNGQKARLKLLVALSNDFQHDQIQDFFNV from the coding sequence ATGAAAAATTTATTAGTCATCCATACAGGTGGCACGATTAGTATGTCAGAAGATGAAACGAATAAAGTGATGACGAATGATGACAATCCGATTACCCATCATCAAGACGTGATTGCACAATACGCTAACATAGATGAACAGATGCCTTTTAATGTCCCCTCTCCACATATGACAATTGATAATGTCAAAATTTTAAAAGAAATCATTGAAGATCCGGATCATTTAGCACGTTATGATGGTTATGTGATTACACATGGAACCGATACATTAGAAGAGACTGCTTTTTTACTAGATTTAACGATTTCGACGTCTAAACCAGTCGTTATTACAGGGGCCATGCGTTCTTCCAATGAGATTGGTTCTGATGGTTTGTATAATTTTATTTCAGCGATTCGAGTAGCGATTGAAGAAGAATCAACGGGTAAAGGTGTGATGGTCGTATTTAATGATGAGATACATACAGCGCGCAACGTCACGAAAACACATACTTCAAATACGAATACTTTTCAAAGTCCAAACCACGGGCCGCTTGGTGTGATTACTAAAGCGGGTGTCTATTTTCATCATAGACCGTATGAACGTCAATTTTTACCAAATATCAATACATCACTTCAAATTGCCCTGATTAAAGCGCATATGGGCATGGGAAGCGAAATGTTACATTTTTATGCGGATCGTCATGTGGATGGTCTCGTAATTGAAGCGCTCGGACAAGGTAATCTTCCTCTCACTGCGATGCCAGGTATCGATGCGTGTTTGGACAAAAATATTCCAATCGTCCTTGTATCAAGATCATTTAATGGGATTGTGAGTGCAGTTTATGCCTATGAAGGAGGTGGCCATCAATTATATAATAAAGGCGTGATCTTTTCAAATGGTTTGAATGGTCAAAAAGCGAGATTAAAGTTACTCGTCGCATTAAGCAATGATTTTCAACATGATCAAATTCAAGATTTTTTTAATGTTTAA
- the der gene encoding ribosome biogenesis GTPase Der translates to MTKPVVAIVGRPNVGKSTIFNRIVGERVSIVEDTPGVTRDRIYSSGEWLTHEFNVIDTGGIEIGDAPFQTQIRAQAEIAIDEADVIIFMVNVREGVTQNDELVAQILYKSKKPVVLAVNKVDNPDMRNDIYDFYSLGFGEPFPLSGSHGLGLGDLLEEVSKHFKKDSSDPYDDDTIRLSLIGRPNVGKSSLINAILGEERVIVSNIAGTTRDAIDTVYSYDGQNYVLIDTAGMRKKGKVYESTEKYSVLRALKAIERSNVVLVVLDAEQGIIEQDKRVAGYAHEEGKAIVIVVNKWDTLEKDSNTMKKFMDEVRKNFQFLDYAQIAFVSAKEKTRLRTLFPLINEASENHKKRVQSSTLNEVITDAIAMNPTPTDKGRRLNIFYATQVAIEPPTFVVFVNDVELMHFSYKRYLENQIRQAFGFEGTPVHIIARKRN, encoded by the coding sequence ATGACGAAACCTGTAGTTGCTATCGTGGGGCGTCCTAACGTAGGAAAATCTACAATTTTTAACCGCATCGTCGGAGAACGTGTATCCATTGTTGAAGATACACCCGGTGTGACGCGTGACCGTATTTATTCAAGCGGTGAATGGCTCACACATGAATTTAATGTGATTGATACAGGTGGTATCGAGATTGGTGACGCACCATTCCAAACTCAAATTCGCGCACAAGCTGAAATCGCGATTGACGAAGCTGATGTCATCATATTCATGGTCAATGTACGTGAAGGGGTCACACAAAATGACGAACTTGTGGCTCAAATACTTTATAAATCTAAAAAACCGGTTGTGTTAGCTGTCAATAAAGTCGACAATCCAGACATGCGCAATGATATTTATGACTTCTATTCACTCGGGTTTGGAGAACCTTTCCCACTTTCAGGTTCACACGGCCTAGGTTTAGGTGACTTATTAGAAGAGGTCTCAAAACACTTTAAAAAGGATTCTTCAGATCCATATGATGATGATACAATTCGTTTGTCATTAATCGGTCGACCTAATGTAGGGAAATCTAGCTTAATTAATGCCATTCTCGGTGAAGAACGCGTTATCGTATCTAATATTGCCGGCACAACACGAGATGCCATCGATACGGTTTATAGCTATGACGGACAAAATTACGTACTGATTGATACAGCGGGTATGCGTAAAAAGGGTAAAGTCTATGAGTCGACTGAAAAGTATTCGGTATTACGTGCGTTGAAAGCCATTGAGCGCTCAAATGTGGTCCTCGTTGTATTAGATGCAGAACAAGGCATTATTGAACAAGATAAACGTGTTGCTGGATATGCCCATGAAGAAGGAAAAGCGATTGTAATTGTCGTTAACAAATGGGACACTTTAGAAAAAGATAGCAATACGATGAAAAAGTTTATGGATGAGGTACGTAAGAACTTCCAATTTTTAGATTATGCACAAATTGCTTTCGTATCAGCAAAAGAAAAAACGCGTTTACGTACACTTTTCCCATTAATTAACGAAGCAAGCGAAAATCATAAAAAACGTGTTCAAAGTTCAACGCTAAATGAAGTGATTACGGATGCTATTGCAATGAATCCGACGCCAACAGATAAAGGTCGTCGACTCAATATTTTTTATGCAACACAAGTGGCTATTGAACCGCCGACGTTTGTTGTATTTGTGAATGACGTCGAACTGATGCATTTCTCATACAAACGTTATCTTGAAAATCAAATTAGACAAGCATTTGGATTTGAAGGAACACCAGTACACATTATTGCACGTAAACGAAATTAG
- a CDS encoding HU family DNA-binding protein, with the protein MNKTDLINAVAEQVDLTKKEAGLAVDAVFEAIQTSLAKGEKVQLIGFGNFEVRERAARKGRNPQTGKEIDIPASKVPAFKAGKALKDAVK; encoded by the coding sequence ATGAACAAAACTGACTTAATTAACGCTGTTGCAGAACAAGTTGATTTAACTAAAAAAGAAGCTGGTTTAGCTGTTGATGCTGTTTTTGAAGCAATTCAAACATCATTAGCTAAAGGTGAAAAAGTACAATTAATCGGTTTCGGTAACTTTGAGGTACGTGAGCGTGCCGCGCGTAAAGGTCGCAACCCTCAAACAGGTAAAGAAATTGACATCCCTGCAAGCAAAGTTCCAGCTTTCAAAGCAGGTAAAGCATTAAAAGATGCTGTGAAATAA
- a CDS encoding heptaprenyl diphosphate synthase component 1: MENTFECLQQQLDKRLNQLNRPQNIHINRTLSQLLDQLDVPLNAKLACLSIDTSMKHLDSISYYHYERDAILIGDLLSAHYYQLIADLKDVELQLQMSQAIVKINELKSYIQYQKDICSNANIKDMMITIETLLIQVLLKHYRIEHSFDDIRHQLIQQLDVQKLSYLIDWQTDEINDMIIALQNYTKSK, from the coding sequence ATGGAGAATACTTTTGAATGTTTACAACAACAACTTGATAAACGATTGAATCAACTCAATCGCCCCCAAAATATACATATTAATCGAACTTTAAGTCAATTGTTAGATCAACTTGATGTGCCTTTAAATGCAAAACTTGCTTGCCTCTCTATTGATACATCAATGAAACATCTTGATAGTATCAGCTATTATCATTATGAACGTGATGCCATACTCATAGGTGATTTACTGAGTGCACACTATTATCAATTAATTGCTGATTTGAAAGATGTTGAATTACAACTCCAAATGAGCCAAGCGATTGTAAAAATAAATGAATTAAAATCTTATATTCAATATCAAAAGGATATATGCTCAAATGCAAATATAAAAGATATGATGATTACGATTGAAACATTGTTAATTCAAGTATTGTTGAAACATTACCGTATTGAACATTCTTTTGATGATATACGCCATCAACTGATTCAACAACTTGATGTGCAAAAACTGAGTTATTTAATTGATTGGCAGACAGATGAGATCAACGACATGATTATTGCATTACAAAACTATACAAAAAGTAAATGA
- a CDS encoding polyprenyl synthetase family protein, which yields MSKLNLSQEIKKIENTLKQLIQSEDSTLQSAADHLLSSGGKRVRPLFVILSSYVGENPANDAAYRVATALELIHMATLVHDDVIDFSDKRRGKLTIEKKWGQSTAILTGNFLLARALEHLSYIQDSRIHQTLSHAIIEVCRGELFQFQDQFRAEQSITNYLRRINRKTALLMQLATEVGAMSSQTDDQTIRKMRDIGHHIGMSFQIVDDVLDFTSTEKKLGKPVGSDLRNGHMTLPVLLALKHNPQLKEKVATLTPDSPTEDFDWCIEQIRQSEAISQSLNVSQKYLDKASTLLETLPKNEIKSHFRKLIKRLQNRMN from the coding sequence ATGTCGAAATTAAATTTGAGTCAGGAAATTAAAAAAATTGAAAATACTTTGAAACAGTTGATTCAATCAGAGGATTCAACACTCCAAAGTGCTGCAGATCACCTTTTATCATCAGGAGGTAAGCGTGTTCGACCGTTATTCGTGATTTTGAGCAGTTACGTTGGTGAAAATCCTGCTAATGATGCGGCATACCGGGTTGCTACAGCATTAGAGTTGATTCATATGGCAACGCTCGTCCATGATGATGTAATTGATTTCAGTGATAAAAGACGTGGAAAGTTAACAATCGAAAAGAAGTGGGGCCAATCGACTGCAATTTTAACCGGTAATTTTTTACTTGCACGTGCGCTAGAACATTTATCTTATATTCAAGACAGCCGTATCCATCAAACGCTGTCTCATGCGATTATCGAAGTGTGTCGTGGTGAACTCTTCCAATTCCAAGACCAATTCAGGGCAGAACAGTCGATTACGAACTATTTGCGTCGTATCAATCGTAAAACTGCACTATTAATGCAGCTCGCTACTGAAGTGGGTGCGATGAGTTCGCAGACTGACGACCAAACGATTCGAAAAATGCGTGATATCGGCCATCATATCGGCATGAGTTTCCAAATTGTTGATGATGTTTTAGATTTTACAAGTACAGAAAAGAAACTCGGCAAGCCTGTCGGAAGTGACTTGCGCAATGGTCATATGACGCTCCCTGTACTATTAGCATTGAAGCATAACCCACAATTAAAGGAAAAAGTTGCAACATTAACGCCGGATTCACCAACTGAAGATTTTGACTGGTGCATTGAACAAATACGTCAATCTGAAGCGATTTCTCAATCTTTAAATGTGAGTCAAAAGTATCTCGATAAAGCTTCCACGCTACTTGAAACGTTACCTAAAAACGAGATTAAATCACATTTCAGAAAATTAATAAAAAGATTACAAAACAGAATGAATTAA
- a CDS encoding demethylmenaquinone methyltransferase produces MTKNKANKAQVHEVFQNISGKYDRLNNIISFEQHKVWRKKVMKEMNVQAGTIALDVCCGTADWTIALSQAVGPEGEVTGLDFSENMLKVGEEKTAHMDNIRLVQGDAMALPFDDNSFDYVTIGFGLRNIPDYSKALSEMYRVLKPGGMVVCLETSQPTMPVFKQGYRLYFKFVMPIFGKIFAKSKQEYEWLQQSAFDFPDRETLKKMFEDVNFENVKVRSFTGGVAAMHLAYKPKTN; encoded by the coding sequence ATGACTAAAAACAAGGCAAATAAAGCACAAGTCCATGAAGTGTTTCAAAATATTTCTGGCAAATATGACCGTTTAAATAATATTATTAGCTTCGAACAACATAAAGTGTGGCGTAAAAAAGTAATGAAAGAAATGAATGTGCAAGCAGGGACTATTGCTTTAGACGTATGTTGTGGGACTGCTGATTGGACGATTGCTTTAAGCCAAGCAGTAGGGCCAGAAGGTGAAGTCACTGGACTGGATTTCAGTGAAAATATGCTTAAAGTGGGCGAAGAAAAAACGGCACATATGGATAATATCAGACTTGTTCAAGGTGACGCTATGGCATTGCCGTTTGATGACAATTCATTTGATTATGTGACGATCGGGTTTGGTTTACGTAATATTCCAGATTATTCGAAAGCATTGTCAGAAATGTATCGCGTCCTTAAACCAGGTGGTATGGTCGTATGTTTAGAAACAAGTCAACCGACTATGCCTGTCTTCAAGCAAGGTTATCGTTTGTATTTTAAATTTGTGATGCCAATCTTCGGTAAAATTTTTGCGAAATCAAAACAAGAATATGAGTGGCTCCAACAGTCTGCATTCGATTTCCCAGATCGCGAAACTTTAAAGAAAATGTTTGAAGATGTCAACTTTGAAAATGTCAAAGTCCGTAGCTTCACAGGTGGCGTGGCTGCCATGCACTTAGCTTATAAACCCAAAACGAACTAA
- the ndk gene encoding nucleoside-diphosphate kinase, with the protein MEKSFVMIKPDAVQRKLIGEIVQRIEQKGLKLVGAKLMTVPQSLAETHYGEHEGKPFYDSLISFITSAPVFAMVVEGENAVAVARHIIGSTNPSEATPGSIRGDLGLTVGRNVIHGSDSVESAEREISLWFKDEEISSYNTPDETWLYEA; encoded by the coding sequence ATGGAAAAAAGTTTTGTAATGATTAAACCGGACGCGGTACAACGTAAATTAATTGGTGAAATTGTTCAACGCATCGAACAAAAGGGATTAAAGCTTGTAGGGGCTAAGTTAATGACAGTACCTCAATCTTTAGCTGAAACACATTATGGTGAGCATGAAGGAAAACCGTTTTACGATTCACTCATTTCTTTCATTACATCAGCACCCGTTTTTGCGATGGTTGTGGAAGGTGAAAACGCTGTGGCAGTTGCACGACATATTATCGGCAGTACGAATCCTTCTGAAGCGACACCTGGTTCTATTCGTGGTGATTTAGGTTTAACGGTTGGGCGTAATGTCATTCACGGTTCGGACTCAGTGGAATCTGCTGAACGTGAAATTTCACTTTGGTTTAAAGACGAAGAAATTAGTTCATACAATACACCAGATGAAACATGGTTATATGAAGCGTAA
- the cmk gene encoding (d)CMP kinase, with product MKSINIALDGPAAAGKSTIAKRVAAQLGMIYVDTGAMYRAITYYYLNNKERFTDFTSLISEIDLRLGYDAEKGQRVFLNDNDVTDFLRENDVTQNVSYVSSIKEVRQFLVQAQQKLAAEKGIVMDGRDIGTTVLPDAEVKVYMIASVEERAERRFKDNQERGIESSIEQLKKDIAERDAYDMNREISPLRKAEDAIEIDTTGLSIEQVTDKILSLVNAV from the coding sequence ATGAAATCGATTAATATTGCATTAGATGGACCGGCAGCTGCTGGTAAGAGTACGATAGCAAAGAGAGTAGCTGCTCAATTAGGAATGATATATGTAGATACAGGCGCAATGTATCGTGCAATCACATATTATTATTTAAATAACAAAGAACGATTCACTGATTTTACATCACTCATTTCCGAAATTGATTTACGCCTCGGTTATGATGCTGAAAAGGGTCAGCGTGTCTTTTTAAATGATAATGATGTAACTGATTTTCTACGTGAAAACGATGTAACACAAAATGTGTCCTACGTTTCGTCTATTAAAGAGGTGCGTCAATTTTTAGTTCAAGCTCAGCAAAAGCTTGCAGCAGAAAAGGGCATCGTTATGGACGGTCGAGATATCGGGACAACGGTACTTCCAGATGCAGAAGTAAAAGTTTATATGATCGCATCTGTAGAAGAGCGAGCTGAGCGTCGTTTTAAGGACAACCAAGAAAGAGGTATCGAATCATCTATTGAACAACTAAAAAAAGATATTGCAGAACGAGATGCATACGATATGAACAGAGAAATTTCACCGCTAAGAAAAGCTGAAGACGCGATTGAAATCGACACAACGGGCTTGAGTATTGAACAAGTCACAGATAAGATCCTGTCTTTAGTAAATGCGGTTTAA
- the rpsA gene encoding 30S ribosomal protein S1, whose protein sequence is MTEEFNESMINDIKEGDKITGEVQQIEDKHVVVHVNGGKYNGIIPISQLSTYHVENANEVVKVGDEIGAYVTKIEVDEENETGSYILSKRKLEEEQSYAYLQEKLDNNETIEAKVTEVVKGGLVVDVGQRGFIPASLISTDYIEDFSDYEGRVLELKVEELEPEKNRVILSRKAVEAEENEKKKAALLQSIKAGDVIEGKVARLTNFGAFIDLGGVDGLVHVSELSHEHVKSPEEVVSIGDTVKVKVRSVEQDSERVSLSIKDTLPSPFETIQEKYSEGDIVEGKVMRLASFGAFVEIGSGLQGLVHISEISHKHIGTPGEVLEPGQIVQVKILGINPEEERISLSIKAANPEEETEEASEETTQHYTQPTDENESNPTLGDVFGDKLKDLNL, encoded by the coding sequence ATGACTGAAGAATTCAATGAATCAATGATTAATGACATTAAAGAGGGCGATAAGATTACAGGAGAAGTACAACAAATTGAAGATAAGCACGTTGTTGTTCATGTCAATGGTGGTAAATACAACGGCATTATTCCAATTAGTCAACTTTCCACTTATCATGTTGAAAATGCAAACGAAGTGGTCAAAGTCGGCGACGAAATTGGCGCTTATGTGACTAAAATTGAAGTTGATGAAGAAAACGAAACAGGTAGTTACATCCTTTCTAAACGTAAATTAGAAGAAGAGCAATCTTATGCTTATTTACAAGAGAAATTAGACAACAACGAAACGATTGAAGCTAAAGTGACTGAAGTCGTTAAAGGTGGTTTAGTTGTGGATGTAGGCCAAAGAGGTTTCATTCCTGCATCATTAATTTCAACTGATTACATTGAAGATTTCTCAGATTATGAAGGACGTGTGCTTGAACTCAAAGTTGAAGAGCTTGAACCTGAAAAAAATCGCGTCATCTTAAGCCGTAAAGCCGTAGAAGCAGAAGAAAACGAAAAGAAAAAAGCAGCATTATTACAATCGATTAAAGCTGGCGACGTAATTGAAGGTAAAGTTGCGCGTTTAACTAACTTTGGCGCATTTATTGACCTTGGTGGCGTTGATGGTTTAGTCCATGTTTCTGAGTTATCTCACGAACATGTAAAATCACCAGAAGAGGTTGTTTCTATTGGCGATACTGTCAAAGTCAAAGTTCGTTCAGTTGAACAAGATTCTGAACGTGTGTCATTATCAATTAAAGATACATTACCAAGTCCATTTGAAACAATTCAAGAAAAATATAGTGAAGGCGACATTGTTGAAGGTAAAGTGATGCGCTTAGCTTCATTTGGTGCATTTGTTGAAATTGGCAGTGGCTTACAAGGCCTTGTGCATATTTCAGAAATTAGCCATAAACATATCGGTACACCTGGCGAAGTTCTTGAACCAGGTCAAATCGTTCAAGTTAAAATTTTAGGTATTAATCCTGAAGAAGAACGTATTTCACTATCAATTAAAGCAGCAAACCCAGAAGAAGAAACTGAAGAAGCTTCTGAGGAAACCACACAACACTATACACAACCAACTGATGAAAACGAAAGCAACCCAACTTTAGGTGACGTTTTCGGTGATAAACTGAAAGACTTAAATTTATAA
- the ypdA gene encoding bacillithiol disulfide reductase YpdA — MKTVESIIIGGGPCGLSAAIEQKKKGIDTLVIEKGNIVDAIYHYPTHQTFFSSSDKLSIGDVPFIVEELKPRRNQALVYYREVVKHHQLKVNAFEEVLTVKKMHDHFTLTTTKDVYQCRYLTVATGYYGQHNTLEVEGAELSKVMHYFKEPHPYFDQDVVIIGGKNSAVDAAIELEKAGARVTVIYRGETYSPAIKPWILPNFESLIRRGNVQMHFNSQVTKITEDQVIFEKEGETITIDNDYVFAMIGYHPDYDFLQSIGIDIHTNAFGTAPIYNSETYETNIENCYIAGVIAAGNDANTIFIENGKYHGEAIARDILTKKQSPLES, encoded by the coding sequence ATGAAAACTGTAGAGAGCATTATTATAGGCGGTGGCCCATGTGGCTTGAGTGCTGCCATTGAACAAAAGAAAAAAGGTATTGATACACTTGTCATTGAAAAAGGAAATATTGTAGATGCGATTTACCATTATCCGACACATCAAACTTTCTTTTCATCAAGTGATAAATTAAGTATTGGTGACGTGCCTTTTATTGTAGAAGAATTAAAACCACGTCGAAATCAAGCATTAGTGTACTATCGTGAAGTTGTAAAACATCATCAACTGAAGGTCAATGCATTTGAAGAAGTGTTAACAGTGAAAAAAATGCATGATCACTTCACCTTAACAACGACTAAAGATGTATATCAATGCCGCTATTTAACTGTTGCGACTGGTTATTACGGCCAACACAACACGTTAGAAGTGGAAGGTGCAGAGTTATCCAAAGTGATGCATTATTTTAAAGAACCGCATCCTTATTTTGACCAAGATGTTGTCATTATCGGTGGTAAAAACTCTGCTGTCGATGCGGCAATTGAATTAGAAAAAGCAGGGGCACGTGTGACTGTTATTTATCGAGGTGAGACATATTCACCAGCGATTAAGCCGTGGATATTACCGAATTTTGAATCACTCATACGCCGAGGCAATGTTCAAATGCATTTCAATAGTCAAGTGACAAAGATTACAGAAGATCAAGTGATATTTGAAAAAGAAGGGGAAACGATCACAATCGATAATGATTACGTGTTTGCGATGATTGGTTATCACCCAGATTATGACTTTTTGCAATCCATTGGCATCGACATTCATACCAATGCATTTGGAACAGCACCGATATACAATTCCGAGACGTATGAAACGAACATTGAAAACTGTTATATCGCCGGAGTTATTGCGGCTGGCAATGATGCGAACACTATTTTTATTGAAAACGGTAAATATCATGGTGAAGCTATTGCGCGTGATATATTGACTAAAAAGCAATCGCCATTAGAATCATAA
- a CDS encoding NAD(P)H-dependent glycerol-3-phosphate dehydrogenase, with amino-acid sequence MTNITVFGTGSFGTALANVLSDNGHNTLMWGKTSTTIDEINHEHTNHNYLKGVTLNATIQATTDIQAAINHADIYLIALPTKAIREVMSQVNQLLTSKKSFIHVTKGIENATFKRVSEMLEDSISPEYNVGIGVLSGPSHAEEVVIKQPTTVSAASSNPELRKLIQDLFMTDYLRVYTNDDLVGVELGGALKNIIAIASGVLAGMGFGDNAKAALMTRGLAEITRLGVTLGADPLTFQGLGGIGDLIVTCTSTHSRNYSLGYQLGKGKSLDEIMNHMNMVAEGVYTTESVYNLSKKENVEMPITEALYHVLFENQPVEQAVKALMGRTKKSE; translated from the coding sequence ATGACGAACATTACAGTGTTTGGTACAGGAAGTTTTGGTACTGCATTGGCTAATGTGCTTTCAGACAATGGCCATAACACATTAATGTGGGGTAAAACATCAACAACTATAGACGAAATCAACCATGAACATACAAATCATAATTATTTAAAAGGGGTTACGCTTAATGCGACGATTCAAGCGACAACAGATATTCAAGCAGCGATTAATCACGCAGATATTTATTTAATCGCATTGCCAACAAAAGCGATTAGAGAAGTCATGTCGCAAGTCAATCAATTGCTCACTTCAAAAAAATCTTTTATTCATGTTACTAAAGGGATTGAAAATGCAACATTTAAGCGTGTTTCAGAAATGTTAGAAGACTCCATTTCACCAGAATATAACGTTGGCATTGGTGTGCTTTCTGGTCCAAGTCATGCCGAAGAAGTGGTCATCAAACAACCGACAACCGTATCAGCGGCTTCAAGTAATCCAGAATTGCGTAAATTGATACAAGATTTATTTATGACGGATTATTTACGTGTTTATACGAATGATGACCTTGTCGGCGTAGAACTCGGCGGTGCACTCAAAAATATTATTGCCATCGCGAGTGGCGTCCTTGCCGGCATGGGCTTTGGTGATAATGCAAAAGCAGCTTTAATGACGCGTGGTTTAGCAGAAATTACGCGTTTAGGTGTTACACTCGGCGCCGATCCGCTCACATTCCAAGGTTTAGGTGGCATTGGAGACTTAATTGTAACGTGTACTTCAACACATTCAAGAAACTACTCTCTCGGTTACCAACTTGGTAAAGGGAAAAGTTTAGATGAAATCATGAATCATATGAACATGGTCGCTGAAGGGGTATACACAACCGAATCGGTGTACAATCTTTCTAAAAAAGAAAATGTTGAAATGCCAATTACTGAAGCGTTATATCATGTTTTATTCGAAAATCAACCTGTTGAACAAGCTGTCAAAGCGTTAATGGGACGTACAAAAAAATCAGAATAA